GTGATGGTGGTCGGTGAGATTTGCAACGCTCTGGGATTGAAAAATGTTATAACCTTGCAATCAAGAATGGAAGATGTCTCAGGAAAATATGATTTTATTGTCAGCCGTGCAGTAACGAGACTTCCTGATTTTATTTCCTGGGTAAGAAGGAAAATTGATCCCTTATCAAAGCATTCCCTGAAAAACGGTATTTTATATCTCAAAGGCGGTGATATGGCGGAGGAATTGCTGAGTGTCAGGTATCCAGTTGATATTTATGATATTTACAGCTTTTTCCAGGAAGATTTCTTCAAGACCAAGAAAATTGTTTATGTGCGCATTCAGAATTAATTTTTCTAATTTAGCGTCCTTGTCCTGAAATTCAATTAACCTGAACAATATGGAAACAATTAAAAAGACTTTGAAAGATTCAGCAGCTCTGCGCTGGCTGGTGCTGATCCTGATCAGCGGTTTAACTTTTGGTACCTACTGGTTCCAGGATTTTTTCTCCGGTATTAAAACTTTGATGATCACTGAAATGGGGATTACAAGCAGCCAGTTCGGTTCCATTATTCAATGGACGACATGGGCCAATGTTTTCGGTATGATCATCATCGGGGGAATAATCCTCGATAAATGGGGGATTCGAAGGACAGGTATCCTTTTCGGCTTGCTCGCAGTTGTGGGTGCTGCCATCGTAGCTATGGGCGCTGCCGGAACATTTTCAGATGACATGAACAGCAGGATGTGGACTATGATGATAGGCCGACTGTTCTTCGGTTCCGGACTGGAAGTGGTATGCGTAATTGCTATGCGCACCATAGTCAAATGGTTCAAGGGATATGAACTTGCACTGGCTATGGCCATCAACATGGGATTTGGCCGCTTGGGTTCAACACTGGGTACGGCTTTGTCGATCGATATCGCTGGAATACCTCCTACCATTTCTCCCGCGATCAATTTCGCTGCTACATTGATAGGGATTGGACTGCTTATGTTCCTTATCTATATCATTTTTGATATCAAGCTCGACAAACAAATGAAGGGACAGTCGGAAAACAGTGAGCCCGAAGAGGCTTTCAGACTGAACGACCTTGTCAAACTGGTTACAAACCGTTCGTTTCTTTTTATCGCATTGCTTTGCGTTACCTTCTATTCAGCAGTATTTCCCTTTATGCAATATGCACCGGATCTGCTGATCAACAAATTCGGATTTTCTTATGAAATGCCTAAGAATGCTGATGTGGTGCTCTTCGGGAGTAAGGCTCTTGGAAACGCATCGGTATATATTGGGCTGTTCATTTTTGCTCTTGCCGTTACCCTGGTCCCTGCCAATATTAAGTCACGCAGCGGAAAAACCATTTCCCTATTGGTCATACTGGTTCTTTTTGTGGCCTTTATTTATTCGTTATCGGACACACTTGCCGTATGGCTTAATAATGGTCCTAAAACAGCAAGCCTTATTCCGCTTGGATCTATCTTGTTTACACCCATATTCGGAAAAATTGTCGACAAAAAGGGTAAGGCTGCTTCCCTTATGATCCTGGGCGCATTGCTGCTCATTTTTGCCCACCTAACCTTATCTATTTTTGATAGTAAGTTCCTGGGTTACCTTGGATTGGTTTCGCTTGGCATTGCCTTTTCCCTGGTACCTGCAGCCATGTGGCCTTCCGTTTCAAAGATAGTAGCCGAAAACCGCCTGGGCACTGCATATGCTACTATGTTTACCATTCAGAACTGGGGGTTGAACGCATTCTTTAAAGGAATTGGATGGGTACTCGATAAATCCAATTCTGATGTTGTACAGGCCATGGAATCTGCCAGAGCTAACCTGGAAGCTCAGGGATTGAGCAATGTGGAAATCAGCCAGACGTTGCAGGATATGCAATACGTTACGCATGAAATTCCATTTTTTAACTATACCACACCCATTCTCATGCTGGTAGGACTGGGAGTGTTAGCAATGTTTCTGGCCTTTATGCTGAAACGGGCAGATAAAAAGCAAGGTTATGGACTGGAGCTTCCGTCAGGAGCCAATGCAAAGGATTTGGAGGCTGAACAGAGGGCTACGGTGGAATAGCTTCGATTGCGCTCAGCACTGAGCGTAGTCGAAGGCACTCAGCACTGAGCGTAGTCGAAGGCGCATACCATAAATAATCAGAGTTTATGAATGATCTCTGAATTAGTTTGAGTAACTTTGTATTCTTAAGAACAGAATATTTAACAATAAAGAAGTATTGCCATGGGTAAAGAAATTTTAGATCTTGAACCGAAGGGATTGTGGAAGAATTTTTATGATCTTACCCAGATCCCGCGGCCTTCCAAGCATGAAGAAAAAATCCGCCAGTTTATGCTTGATTTTGGCGAAAACCTTGGATTGGAAACTTTTGAGGATAAAGTGGGTAATGTCATTATCCGGAAACCTGCCACACCCGGGATGGAAAACAAAAAAGGTGTGATCCTTCAGGGGCACATTGATATGGTGCCCCAAAAGAACAGCAGCAAGAATCATGATTTTACAAAGGATGCTATCGATGCCTGGATTGATGGCGATTGGGTTAAAGCCAAAGGTACAACCCTGGGTGCCGATAACGGGATTGGGGTTGCGGCTGCCATGCTTGTGCTGGAATCCAAGGATATCGTTCATGGACCGGTAGAAGCTTTGTTCACCATAGATGAGGAAACCGGTATGACCGGCGCCAATGGTCTGAAGCCAGATGTTCTGAAAGGGGATATTCTGGTCAATATGGATTCGGAAGATGAAGGCGAATTGTATATAGGTTGTGCCGGAGGAGTAAACACCAATGCTATCCTGCCTTACAGACCGGTTGAAGTTCCACCATATATGGCCCCTTACAAGATCAGCATAACAGGATTGAAAGGTGGGCATTCGGGGCTTGATATTCACCTGGGCCGGGGAAACGCCAATAAAATCATGAACGAATTGCTCATGCAAGCCTCTGAAAAGTTCGGAGCCAGGTTGGCAAGCATCGATGGAGGTAGCCTGCGTAATGCCATTCCACGTGAATCTTTTGCCATAGTTGTTGTTCCGGAAAAGAGTAAAGATGCCTTTAAGTCTTTTATAGCAGAATTTGAAACGGAAAAGAAAGAACATTTCCGGAAAGCAGATCCTGGATTGCTGATCAGGGTGGATTCTACCAAAATGCCCTTGAATCTGATCGATGAAAAAGCTCAGGAAGGACTTTATCAGGCAGTGAAAAACTGTCCCGATGGCGTGATCGCTATGAGCAAAGAT
This DNA window, taken from Bacteroidota bacterium, encodes the following:
- a CDS encoding class I SAM-dependent methyltransferase; translation: VMVVGEICNALGLKNVITLQSRMEDVSGKYDFIVSRAVTRLPDFISWVRRKIDPLSKHSLKNGILYLKGGDMAEELLSVRYPVDIYDIYSFFQEDFFKTKKIVYVRIQN
- a CDS encoding aminoacyl-histidine dipeptidase translates to MGKEILDLEPKGLWKNFYDLTQIPRPSKHEEKIRQFMLDFGENLGLETFEDKVGNVIIRKPATPGMENKKGVILQGHIDMVPQKNSSKNHDFTKDAIDAWIDGDWVKAKGTTLGADNGIGVAAAMLVLESKDIVHGPVEALFTIDEETGMTGANGLKPDVLKGDILVNMDSEDEGELYIGCAGGVNTNAILPYRPVEVPPYMAPYKISITGLKGGHSGLDIHLGRGNANKIMNELLMQASEKFGARLASIDGGSLRNAIPRESFAIVVVPEKSKDAFKSFIAEFETEKKEHFRKADPGLLIRVDSTKMPLNLIDEKAQEGLYQAVKNCPDGVIAMSKDMPGVVETSTNLAIVKSGDGKIEFASLQRSQVDADKEKLAQQIVGVFSKAGAKPEVSGDYPGWKPNVDSAILHEMKEIYNNRFGNIPAVKVIHAGLECGILGAKYPNWDMISFGPTIRNPHSPDEMVNIHTVQMFWDFLVETLKNIPEK
- a CDS encoding MFS transporter, with protein sequence METIKKTLKDSAALRWLVLILISGLTFGTYWFQDFFSGIKTLMITEMGITSSQFGSIIQWTTWANVFGMIIIGGIILDKWGIRRTGILFGLLAVVGAAIVAMGAAGTFSDDMNSRMWTMMIGRLFFGSGLEVVCVIAMRTIVKWFKGYELALAMAINMGFGRLGSTLGTALSIDIAGIPPTISPAINFAATLIGIGLLMFLIYIIFDIKLDKQMKGQSENSEPEEAFRLNDLVKLVTNRSFLFIALLCVTFYSAVFPFMQYAPDLLINKFGFSYEMPKNADVVLFGSKALGNASVYIGLFIFALAVTLVPANIKSRSGKTISLLVILVLFVAFIYSLSDTLAVWLNNGPKTASLIPLGSILFTPIFGKIVDKKGKAASLMILGALLLIFAHLTLSIFDSKFLGYLGLVSLGIAFSLVPAAMWPSVSKIVAENRLGTAYATMFTIQNWGLNAFFKGIGWVLDKSNSDVVQAMESARANLEAQGLSNVEISQTLQDMQYVTHEIPFFNYTTPILMLVGLGVLAMFLAFMLKRADKKQGYGLELPSGANAKDLEAEQRATVE